The Paenibacillus sp. MBLB1832 genome has a window encoding:
- a CDS encoding YugN family protein, with product MKPLSSSLEQVQESFDKVRAQLEKFDFTLGGGWEYDHGYFDRYLDEAHKVWLRIPVQVITGRIEGDTEATDAVVEVGQPFVLKHVYNEGLDEEAEAETYGALIDQFQAPLDADASIEEKWVKEAANVLNSVEKAWIH from the coding sequence ATGAAACCATTATCATCATCACTAGAGCAGGTTCAAGAATCTTTTGACAAAGTGCGTGCCCAACTGGAAAAGTTTGATTTTACTTTGGGCGGAGGCTGGGAGTATGATCATGGCTACTTTGATCGCTACTTGGATGAAGCGCATAAAGTTTGGCTGCGGATTCCTGTTCAAGTCATCACGGGCCGGATTGAAGGAGATACGGAAGCGACGGATGCTGTTGTCGAAGTTGGACAACCCTTTGTGCTGAAGCATGTCTATAATGAAGGACTTGATGAAGAAGCCGAAGCCGAAACGTATGGCGCACTCATTGATCAGTTTCAAGCTCCTTTGGATGCCGATGCTTCCATTGAGGAGAAATGGGTAAAAGAAGCAGCAAATGTGCTAAATTCCGTCGAAAAAGCTTGGATTCATTAA
- a CDS encoding S1C family serine protease: MDDNKKDYSDFFKPQNNDKHEEQAQPNEGHESNKERPSYYYSYGPYKSAFNEENEGQQSLTTSSSDSEGTSNVEVTPPKTLRPFSFGHDQGQQGSGPWDAHSHAKKRSSVKSIFAAFMAGALVVSALMFTADKINLFTGKQPLASGSNSAATVASGSNGNGEVKNASLDVVRPGNIAAIAQNAGPAIVKVESLVKPKARSNGGNSLFDDPFFRQFFGNNGGGGGQTPKSNQNNSGSTELQPAGMGTGFIFEKTGYILTNEHVVDGADEIHVTVEGYDKPFTAKLLGNSYDLDLAVLKIEGTKDFPILPLGKADDVNVGDWVVAIGNPYGFDHTVTVGVLSAKERPISIPDEKGTREYKHLLQTDASINPGNSGGPLLNLNGEVIGINTAVSSQAQGIGFAIPTSTISSVLENLKNNVKIPKEPVPFLGVGLQDIGQDWVSELKLSNTDGALVGSVTRKSPAFQAGVRQYDVIVDLNGTKIKNSQELITKVQATKVGDKVTLGLIRDGKRIEVPVVVGDKNTLAETPAE; this comes from the coding sequence ATGGACGACAACAAAAAAGACTATAGCGACTTTTTCAAGCCGCAGAATAATGATAAGCACGAGGAGCAGGCACAACCGAATGAAGGGCATGAGTCGAACAAAGAAAGACCTTCTTACTACTACTCTTATGGTCCTTACAAATCTGCTTTTAATGAAGAAAATGAAGGGCAGCAATCGCTGACGACATCTTCGTCCGATTCCGAAGGCACTTCGAATGTCGAAGTGACACCGCCTAAGACGTTGCGTCCATTCAGCTTCGGACATGATCAAGGGCAACAAGGGTCTGGTCCTTGGGATGCACATTCACATGCGAAGAAACGTTCTTCGGTCAAAAGCATCTTCGCTGCTTTCATGGCAGGGGCGCTCGTTGTTAGCGCATTGATGTTCACAGCGGACAAAATTAATCTATTTACGGGCAAGCAGCCCCTAGCTTCTGGTTCAAACTCAGCTGCTACAGTAGCTAGCGGCTCCAACGGAAACGGTGAAGTGAAGAATGCATCACTTGACGTCGTTCGTCCTGGTAATATTGCAGCGATTGCACAAAATGCAGGTCCAGCCATTGTCAAAGTTGAATCGCTCGTGAAACCGAAAGCGCGCAGTAACGGTGGCAATTCGCTATTCGATGACCCGTTCTTCCGCCAGTTCTTTGGCAATAATGGTGGCGGTGGCGGCCAAACGCCGAAGAGCAATCAAAACAATTCAGGCAGCACAGAGTTGCAGCCAGCGGGTATGGGAACAGGTTTCATTTTCGAGAAAACTGGCTACATTTTAACCAATGAACACGTTGTTGATGGCGCGGATGAAATTCATGTCACGGTTGAAGGTTACGACAAGCCGTTTACGGCGAAATTGTTAGGCAATAGCTATGATTTAGACTTAGCTGTTTTAAAAATTGAGGGGACCAAAGATTTCCCGATCCTCCCTCTTGGCAAAGCCGATGATGTGAATGTTGGTGACTGGGTCGTAGCGATCGGTAACCCGTACGGATTCGACCACACGGTAACCGTTGGTGTGCTTAGTGCGAAAGAGCGTCCCATCTCCATTCCAGATGAGAAAGGTACGCGTGAATACAAACACTTATTGCAAACGGATGCTTCCATTAACCCTGGTAACTCAGGCGGTCCGTTGCTCAACTTGAACGGTGAGGTAATCGGTATTAATACGGCTGTAAGTTCCCAAGCGCAAGGTATTGGCTTTGCAATTCCAACAAGCACGATCTCTTCCGTTCTTGAGAATTTGAAAAACAATGTGAAAATCCCTAAAGAACCTGTTCCATTCCTTGGTGTAGGTTTACAAGATATCGGTCAAGACTGGGTCAGCGAATTGAAACTGTCGAATACGGATGGCGCACTTGTGGGCAGCGTGACACGGAAAAGCCCAGCTTTCCAAGCAGGCGTACGCCAGTACGATGTGATCGTTGATTTGAATGGCACGAAGATTAAGAACTCCCAAGAGCTGATAACAAAAGTGCAAGCAACGAAGGTTGGCGACAAGGTAACACTTGGCCTCATCCGTGATGGCAAACGTATCGAAGTTCCAGTCGTCGTTGGAGATAAGAATACATTAGCTGAAACGCCAGCTGAGTAA
- a CDS encoding response regulator transcription factor, producing the protein MRETIMVIDDDEKITSMLRRGLAFEGYSVVTATNGLEGLKQMLVTEPQLVILDVMMPQIDGWEVVRRVRESGSEVPILMLTAKDDISDRVKGLDLGADDYLVKPFALEELLARVRVLLRRRAERPEQTTNRLSFDDAILDLDTREVFRGEKLIELTTKEFDLLHLFMQNPKRVLSRDIIMEKIWGYDYSGESNVLEVYIALLRQKTEEYGHKRIIQTVRGAGYVLRGEN; encoded by the coding sequence ATGAGAGAAACAATAATGGTCATTGATGATGATGAGAAAATTACGTCCATGCTAAGGCGTGGACTTGCTTTTGAAGGATATTCGGTCGTCACTGCAACGAATGGACTTGAAGGATTGAAACAAATGTTAGTTACGGAGCCGCAGCTAGTCATTTTAGACGTGATGATGCCTCAAATCGATGGCTGGGAAGTGGTGCGCCGCGTTCGTGAGAGCGGAAGTGAAGTTCCGATTCTCATGCTGACAGCCAAAGATGATATTAGCGACCGCGTCAAAGGGTTGGATTTAGGCGCTGACGATTATTTGGTCAAGCCCTTCGCACTCGAAGAGCTTTTAGCGAGAGTACGCGTGCTGCTTCGGCGACGTGCAGAGCGACCGGAACAGACGACCAATCGATTAAGCTTTGATGATGCGATTTTGGATTTGGATACGCGGGAAGTATTCCGCGGCGAGAAGCTTATTGAACTCACAACCAAAGAGTTTGATTTGTTGCATCTATTTATGCAGAACCCAAAGCGCGTGTTGTCCAGGGATATTATTATGGAAAAAATTTGGGGCTATGACTACAGCGGAGAGTCCAATGTCCTTGAGGTTTACATAGCGCTATTGCGCCAGAAAACAGAAGAGTATGGCCATAAGCGTATTATTCAAACGGTGCGAGGAGCAGGTTACGTATTGAGAGGGGAAAATTAA